The window cttagtcttcctcccccctatggaatgagcacaacaaggtgctaataccaccattgagaaaaaaaagaaactaatcaagatgtgccaaaatataagttatataatacatactaatttttgtttatacaagttacatggtatctctttcaaacttcataaatccatcaaggtccggaggaattttcgttggtggtggcggaaaagaagcttggtcatcaccgcttccggaCGAAGCAGTATCCtctgcaagttcagctagcatttcttcgtaagcttcgtctacctctggttgtgattcagcaagtccaaaatttcttctttccgaacggatccaatctctgaaaagtactgatttttccaacctctccctcatagacgctctataatcaccgagttgaagtcttgcttgactgaaagcgctctccggtgccactgttgaagcttgaatagttaaaatatctcgggccatccttgaaagaatcagaaagtatttttctttgtccttccaccattccaaaagattaaaggagtcatcgggattcacttccttaattccctgtgacaaataaacttcaagcttatttagttgtgaaaaaacACTACTACTAGAACTTTGAGAATCCCtaaaccctgcccaagcactaagtgctcttactcccgcagttcttttagatgattgagaatcagaaaaAGAACGAGTTATAACATTTGGtttagcatgatctaatgcaacttgataagcattataaatagtttgagcacttattctaattgaggctattgcttccggaagtttagacaactcctcatctttaAGTGTTAAACctttataaacagtttcataccaaaattgaggacctcctaatttcatacaaggatttaacaaagcagcaacaccataaataggaaaaatatggaaaaaatattttttaaacttttttctcatagaatcaatagcaagtttataaatttctccaccctctgaaaaatgaacaaacaaatttgcaagttatGCAATATAAATttaacagttagaaatagtaggataatattgcccagaaaattcatttgtagaaatataaaatttttctaaaaaatctacaagcatttaaCATTAGTCCAATCcgtatttgtaaggtgctcatcatcatcacttacatgagcattaaacgttgagtttatggggtttctatattcatatgcaacaactaaactttcatacatgtaattccatctagttggacaaggtttaggaacctttctttctcttaggccaaattcatcgcatcttttaaaatattctctaagtctacttctacggtttgaataaaaaagccaattaagagccattttaaccttttcaatttcaacatttaaaattcgcataccatcacccacaattaaatggtaaatatgacaaatacatctaacatgaaaaatgttactaaatgcaggacttagtgtagtggtaagcaaggctataaCATTTgcgttactagtagcattatccattgaaactgatattattttatcactaatgcaaaaatatctacaaatatcacATGCTAGCAATAAATTGCCCTGTgtgacatgaattaattattctataagcaataatgcgcttttgaaTTATCTAATCCTTATCAATCCAATGattggtaacagtaaggtaatcacagtcgttaccacttctaccaatatcagttgtaatagcaacgataatttatatgagtaaataaatagcacaaatattattcatattcatgtttatatttataaatatcgctctttacggttgtgcgaggaaaacctttataagtaggattaaaataatttctaatataatgcacaaagttagggtcagaaggaaaaatatagggtaagcacataacggtaaccatttttgccaattcttctcgatcttttttggatcataatataaaatactacCGGTAACATTGTTAATTcccgattgaaattgatttgacctagTACtagggtcagcctgactaggagtAAGTACACTTGTCCCCTCGGTCAAAACTTTGGAATGAAGATATTtgactttatcttgagggtgtatcaatatgtgtctagccaaagtcctcctccccctcccccccccccccccgcgctATCCAAAATATTTTAAAGCTAACTCCTTGCcataagttttacacttagccttattttgtggaattagttgagtaaaaaatggccaaacaagagatgttttcGTCCGTTTCGTacgttgtctagaaaaagtaggggcattAATAGGAGTATCAgacggggcatcatttggattatcactagttgggttaacttctGGAGCAGGACTAGTgagtgtatcgtcatccggttgagtttcatcaaaatgtatttccttctcatcattttcatcaatagttggattagaataaagagcattcattaattcatgcaattgttcaccagctccaacattatggcaaaattgactcttagtaaattataataaactattatcgctatcaagaatagcaggtgtaggacggatatGGGGTTTGGGTCGGGGaaccgggggaagtggaggaggaataaattggccactagattcgccATTCTtggattttctcttatttttactaaaaagttttttttaaggaagccatcttaattaatcaaataatagaaaataaataaaataaataaaactataatattaaaaattatgagTTGGAAAGaatttaccgaattgacgaataacttgttgaaaattgattatcgttgaagacttgaagacttcaattcaccaacttcacaattttttcacaaattgtaataataatgtaagcaatagtagcaattataaaagaaaattagagagattgagagagattgatgattttgtgagaaaaataaaagaatgagggggtatttataattgaaaatagagaaaaagtgtaattataaaaagtttggggttaaaataaagttgggggggttaaatgactattttgtaaatagccaacgactattttttaaaGGCCAACGGCCAGATTTATCAAAGCCCAATAGGcaagttttattttttgaattttgactgttgggaccgtttgggaccgccaaggaccggtccggtcccaAATGGTCCCGAGCCTAGCGGTCCTAAAGTGAAGAATCGGCTCGGAAGACCGGACCAGGCCCACATACATGGTTCTAATCGGTTCAGGCCCGTTTAGGCCCAGAAGACTGTTTGGTCCGTGGTCCCGAGACTGGACCgccccacttgccacccttaaccTCGCGAGGCCAGGCTTATAGCGCGGTCAGCCTGGCTACAGAGCTGGCTACGCCTGACCTGTAGCGCGGTCAAGCTGGCTATAGAGTTGGCTTTACTTGGTCGGTAGCACGGTAAGGCAGGCTATAGAGCTGGCTTTACTTGGTGTGTAGCACGatttgggtacttgatgcttttatgctcttttcttgtatttttgtcctctttttgtgcaactttcattcgACTCTTTCTTCCGATGCTCCTATACATAAAACAACACAATTTAGCTCAAATGTCGCACAATTAatcactaaaccaacaaaatatagggcgagtaatATACTAAAAGTATAGTATTTTGACCGAACATCATTAGTCCACTATAAAGGTTATTTTAGTGATATAATCTTTCACAAGAGTTTAGGAAAAACAATAATAGAAGAAATTTCTAAATAAAATACATAAGATCTTTGCTGGATTATTTCTTTCGATTCAAATTATAAATGGATTATGAGTCATTTCCTCTCATCTCACACTTGTGCCTACATGTACATGTTCAATTACTTATACCATAGTAAAATTCAATGGGAAAATAACGCCCAGTCCCTATCGGTCGGCAAATTTCCAGGTAATTAGTAGCTGGTTAGTCGATCAATTCAGTATGTCATGTAATTTATTTCTGTAGCATGTTACTAGTTTAGAGTTTAAGACTTTGTGCCTTTATTTCCGTTAGTTACTTGTTACAAGCTAGAAAATCTTCGGACTTTTGACAGATGCATAGAAAAGTCCAGTATAAAGTGCAGTAAGGGACGGATTTGTTAAATTTATGATCGGTAATTCTATAGTCACATGATTTGAGTTATGTTTGTAGAACTTCTTTTTATTATGAAGTAGTAGTATATAGTGAATTATATCCTTTATTACAAAAAATCAACAAATGCAATCTTAAGTTGCTTTTTCATTTAACATTAACGCTCTAATATCAATCACCCTACATCCTGTATTTAAAAATGCTTGCGCTGGTCACATAACACATAAGGTTAGTCTCCagaagaaaaatatttcttcTAATTCGATGCATACATTATATCATACTAATTTATCATAATTATAAGTTAAATAGAGATAAATATACATATTAGTGAACTATGATTAAATAATAAACCATACTACTATATGTTTTCTTGTTTTGTTTTGGTGTTCCATCTTACTTCCGGTAATCGCATTGAAGTCTCAGTTAATTTGAGTTCGCATAGTATAAAATTCATTAAAGGGGTaggatttttttattttcaaaaaaaatatataaaaatgtaTAGGTAGTGCATTTTGAAGAaacttagtaggcgtttggacataataaCTGTAAGTTTtggaaaaaaaatagtatttggagttaagctgaaaaatggtatttgaaaattaaaaattatgtttggacatgcatttcacttgaaaaagtGTTGCAGTTTTGTGAGTGGGAAAAAAGagttttctgattttttttaaaaagtgattaaagttttttcaaaaacttgcaaAATTTAATGGACAAAcacattttgaaaaaaaattgaaaaaaatgaaCAAACGGGTCCTTATAATGTggtctttacacaaatagccggtcatatttACTGTTTACTTTTTCAAGCCATATATATAggttatacattgattatacataattatacacatataatatataaattatgcatatattatactattaccGGCTAATTTAGTTTAAGCAATTGAGTaagcggctatttgggttaattcttcccTTATAATCTCCAAAATACGAAAGTGCACGTCTTTATATTTTTGGACTGTCAAAATATGGGGAAAGTACATAAATAACCAATTTAAACTcaaacttaccaacctctagtcGAAAATTCGAGATACACGCAAGGAAGGATTCTTCCATTCGAGAATCACGCTAAAGATCTTCCTTCCTTCTTTGTTTTTCAAGCGTATCAATTTCATAGAGACATACATTTTGTAAATCATGACATTATCACCCAAAAAATTCTCAAAAGGAGTTCCAAATTTCACTCAAAAATCGATCAATTTCACTGTAGAAGCAACAATTTCCTTTCGTGAATTCTCTGTAGATACAGCTTTGATGAAGGAACTACGAACTACAATCAAAATCAATCAAGGAATTAGTGAGTTTTGACCTAATTTCAGCTACTTCAATGGCAAATTTACCAGTTTTTATTCAGTATGGTGGCCGATGGAATGTTGACAACTGTTTTGTGATTACAATGTCGATGTTGTAATAGTTACTccaaaaatataagttttgaagATTTTGTAGACGTGATTTTGAAACAACTTATGATAGATACTTCATTGAATGTTATTGAAATCAAATACACTGTCCAAAACggttctccaccaatagtgatacATAATAATATGGGTGTATGTGTATATCTTGACCTGAAAAAAGCTTGGAATTTACAATGTATCCCCTTTGTATAATATCAAGTGAAAAGGATATGGATATGATCTGTTGCAATTCAAATTGTGTTGTGATTTCCTCAGAGTGTGCACAAAGCTCAATTATACAGGAGAGATAAAATGGCGATACAATTAATATGATTGAGTTTGGGGATGGAGAAGACTAGCAGGATACAGAATCTGATGAAAATACAATAATAACTGACCCTCAACACATAGATGTAGAAGAAGGTCAAACTTATAAAGATAAGGCTACGATAGTCAAAGTCATGAATCACTTGGCAATAAAGGAAAACTTCCAATTTAAGGTGCATAGATCAAGTGAAAGCAGGTATCAGAATATTTACTGTATAATTATGTATGTCAATGTATATCATAGTTGATGTTAGAAGCATAATTATGCAGAAAATAAGTTGTTGCTTGTAAGTTTGTGGCTGTACACTTTTAAGTTGTGGTTGTCACCATGTAGTACTGTATAATCGTTGTATTTTTTTCATCTAGTATTGCTGATGGCAGTGTGTATCACTATATATCATTATATTTTATGTCGCTCTGTTTATTGATGAAAAAGTTTATATCCTTGTCGTAGGTACTGCCTAGTGTGCATCAACAACAACTGTGATTGGTATTTTAAGTCTTCGAGCTTGAAAAAAGCAAAACTTTTCAAGGTCAGAAATTTCAGCAAGCTGCACTCATGCCCGCTGAAAGACAGATCTTACGCACAATGTCAAGCTACTGCAAAACTCATCGGCAGTCTTCTGATAGACAAGTATAaagatccaaaaataatatatactCCTAATGACATAATTGGAGACATGAACAAGCAGTATGGTATTTAAATGACATATATGCAAGCATGAAGATCGAAGGAATATGCAGTTCAACTACTGAGAGGGAACCCGAGCAAATCATATGAAAAGCTGCCAAGCTACTTTTATATGTTGGTTCTTACAAATCCTATGTCGCTGGTAAGTTTGAAAAAAATAGAGGAAGACTTGTTCATGTATGCTTTCGTTGCACTATATCCGTTTATAAAATGATGGCAGTATTGCAAACCGGTTGTTGTTGTAGATGGAACCTTTCTTAAATCGACATACAGAAGAACATTATTGATAGCATCCACACAAGATCCAACAggtaaaaataagaataataataatatatatatatatatatatatatatatatatatatatatatatatatatatatatatatatatatatatatatatatatacatatatatatatatatatatatatatatatatatatatatatatatatatatatatatatatatatatatatatatatatatgcttataTATGTTTTAATTTATTAGGTAGTATCCTACCACTCGCATATGCCATAGTAGATTCAGAGAATAATGCTTCATGGGAATGGTTTTTCGCGAGGTTCAAGGATGAATTTGGGGAAAGGGAGGGAATGTGCATAGTCTCGGACAGGCATGAAGGCATAGAAAATGCAGCGGCAACATTGTATCCACAAGTATTTCACTGTGTCTGCATATGGCATCTATGAAATAATGTAAAAACAAATTATAAGAAGAACCATTTGCAGCTCAAAGACATATTATTTGATATTGCCAAAGCATACACGGTTAAGAAGTTTGACTACCACATGGCAGAGGTGGAGAGAATTGATAAGAGGGTCAAATATTACTTAATCAACGTTGGGTATGAAAGATGGTCCAGAGCACATTCTACTGTCAACAGAACATTGACAATGACTTCAAACATAGCAGAGTCGATCAATGCAGTGCTCAAGGCTGCTAGGGAACTCCTAGTACTACCTTTGCTGGAGTACATAAGGCAATTGATCGGACGATGGAATATTACAAACCAAAAGAATGCAATAGAGTCATTTACTGATCTTGGAAAAAAATATGATACAATGCTGATGGACAATCTAGAATTGTCACATCGGATAAAGGTATGACTAGAATCTGTAGATACTTGTGCATATAATATGTAATCATGTCGAATTCACGGATCTGT is drawn from Nicotiana tomentosiformis chromosome 12, ASM39032v3, whole genome shotgun sequence and contains these coding sequences:
- the LOC104084943 gene encoding uncharacterized protein, with protein sequence MAEVERIDKRVKYYLINVGYERWSRAHSTVNRTLTMTSNIAESINAVLKAARELLVLPLLEYIRQLIGRWNITNQKNAIESFTDLGKKYDTMLMDNLELSHRIKALQYMCSEGIFFVTTNDS